The following nucleotide sequence is from Firmicutes bacterium ASF500.
TGCGGGCAGGCGGCGTCCACCAGCCCGCTCTGGTGCGCCCCCGTGAGGGCGGAGGCTATGAGATCATAGCGGGCCACCGGCGGCAGCGGGCAAGCGAACTGGCGGGGTACAAAAATATGCCCTGTATCGTCCGCAACATGACGGATGATGAAGCCGTCCTCGCTATGACGGACGACAACCTGCGCCACCGGGAAACGATTTTGCCCAGCGAAAAGGCGGCGGCCTTGAAGCAGCAGTATGAGGCCATCAAGCACCAGGGGACGCGGGGCGACGGCGCGGACCTGGGCAAGCTGTCTCTGGACAAAGTGGGCGAGCGCAACGGCATGAGCGGAAAGACGGTGCAGCGGTACATTTATCTGAATGACCTTGTGCCGGAGCTGAAACAGTTCATGGACGGCGGCAAGCTGTCGTTCACTCCCGCCGTGGAGATTTCCCGTATCAGGCTGGACCATCAGAAGTATATCGCCGTGTCCATTGAGGGGCAGCAGTCGTCCCCCTCCAAGGCCCAGGCGAAGAAGCTGCGGGAAATGGACGAAAAAAACCAGCTCAACCCGGACGTGATCGACGCGGTGTTGAGCCAGGAGAAGAAAAAGGAGGATTTCGACGTGATCATCAGCTCTGCGGAATTGGCCCAGTATTTCGGCAAGGACAAGACGCCCCGTGAAATGAAAGACCAAATCATGGCCCTGTTGGGGGAGTGGAAAGAGAAGCAGCCCCCGGAGCTGGGCAAGGGCGAGAAAACGGCGGATAGGGAGAAGTAAGCGGAGGCTCTGGACACCGTGTCCAGAGCTTTTCCCATCCCCCGTGAAAACGGCTCTTGTGGAATATCCCCCGTCGCCGCGCCACCCATAGCACAACCGGGGCAGCCTGTCAAGGGCAAAGCCGCCGCTGCGCGGCGGTGCTCCGCACCCTTGACAGGCAGTCCCGGCTGTGCTACTCCCAAGGCGCGACGGGGGATATATCCTCCAGAGCCGCCCCCCTTTCCCCAAGAATGGGGAAAGGGGCGGGGGGAAAAGGGGCTGACCGTCTCCCTCTCCAAACAATTCTATCTACATCTGAACGGAGGTTTTCAAAATGAAAATGCCCCTGGCGTATGTCACCGCCGCCTGGAGCGCGGACCCCGTGGAGGCCACGGAGCAGGCTGTCCGCTACTGCCGGGCCGTCTATGAGGCGGGGTTCTCCCCCATCTGCCCCACGCTGTACCTCCCCCTGTTTCTGAATGACGCTGTACCGGAGGAGCACAAGAGCAGCATTGATATGAGCCGGGACCTGCTGCGCCGCTCCCGCGTGCTGGTGGTGTGCGGCCACGCTGTCACCGAGGCGGTGAAAAATGACATCGCCGTGGCCCAGCGGCTCAAGATCACGGCCACCACCCTGGAGGGTATTCTGACGGTAAAGGGGCAGGGCCGCTGCTGACCCTGGGCAGCCTCTTTGATGGGATCGGCGTGTTCCCCCTGGCCGCCCGGCGACAGGGGATCGTCCCCCTGTGGGCCAGCGAGATCGAAAAGGCCCCCGTCTCCATCACGAAACGCCACTTCCCGGATATGGCGCACCTGGGGGACATTACCCGGCTCCACGGCGGCGAGGTCCCGCCCGTGGACATTATCACATTCGGGTCCCCCTGTCAAAATCTATCCAGCGCGGGCCGCCGCGAGGGGCTGGGCGGAGCAAAGTCCAGCCTGTTCTTCCAGGCGGTGCGTATCATAGAGGAAATGAGGGATGCCACTGGAGGTCAATTTCCAACAATCATTATTTGGGAAAACGTCATGGGAGCTCTGCTATCAGGAAACCGGCTGGATTTTAGAGCCGTCCTGCAATCTCTCACAAACACCGAAATTCCAATGCCTGCTTCCGGGCGCTGGGCCAATGCCGGAATGGTGCGAGGCGGAGGCCGTGACGTGTGTTGGCGTCTGCTGGACGCCCAGCATTGGGCAGACCCCCGGCTGGCCCGGCGTCAGCGGGTGTTCGTCGTGGCGGATTTTGGAGGCCGACGTGCCGGAGCGGTCCTGTTTAAGCCCCGCCGCCTGTTCCCGGCTCCTGCGCCTTGCGGAGACTTTGGGCTGTCCCCCGCCGGAGGCAATCGAATATCTGCTTTTGAAACAGGGGGGCCGCTACCAGTCGTCCACCCCTTTCAAGGCTACCGTATGCGGGGGGCGGCCAAGGCGGGGGACGTCGGGAACTTCCTGGGGAGCTTCGGAAAACCAACAGACCCTTTTCCCACCCTCCTTGCCGGAGGGCTGACGGTGTTTGCCCTGTGGCGGGAGGGCCGGGAGGCGGAGGGTGTAATAACATGGCTGACCCCCACGGAGGGGGAGCGGGCCATGGGCCTGCCTGACGGCTGGACGGCGTTCGGCCACGACGGGCGGCCCGTCTCCGCCCGCGCCCGTCAAAAGGCCCTGGGAAACTCCATTGCCCTGCCCTGTGCGGAGTACATCATGGCGGGAGTAAAAGAAGAATTGGAGGGAGGGAAACAAGATAGCGATATTTGAAGCCTGTGTGACGAACCTGGGCAAGTACAACGAGGGCCAGCTTGTATATGAGCGGGTGGCGTTCCCCACCGACACCGAAACTGTCCAGGCGGCCTTGAAAAAGATCGGGATAGACGGTATTCGGTATGAGGAGGTTTTTATTGCCGATTATGACGGCGATATGCCCCAGCTCTATGAGCACCTGGGCGAGTACGAAAGTATTGACGAGCTGAACCATCTGGCCTGTCTGCTGTCGGAGCTGAACGAGTACGAGCTGGAAGTATTTGAGGCTGTCATGGACAGCGGGGAGTACACCGGGAGCGTCAAGGATTTGATCAATCTGGCTCAAAACCTGGACAGCTACAATTTTTATTCCGACATCCACACCGAGGAGGAGCTGGGGCGGATGTATATCCAGGAGCTTGAGGCCGTCCCTGTGCCGGAGCACCTGATCGACTACATTGATTATGAGGCATACGGGCGGGATGTGCGGATCAACGAGGACGGACACCTTGCTCCTGGCGGCTATGTGGTGGGCGGCGGCTCTTTTGTGGAGCACTACCACGGGATCGAGGACATTCCCGACGAACACCGGGTATTCTCCATGCCTAAAGTGCCCATCCGGGAGCAAATGGCCGCCTATCAGGAAATGGCGAAACAGGCTCCCCCGTCCGCCGAACGCCCCGCGCCCAAGGCGGACCGGGAGGATCGGTAGCCCTCTGGACACCGTGTCCAGA
It contains:
- the noc_1 gene encoding Nucleoid occlusion protein; translation: MEEDKTQLSIDEGQPSLPDTGIQEQVKLGVAGPETLDSPVPERTTGNVIDISGDLIDKIMAEQSVSQETSATKDPPEGGQEWEKPQEEPEPPRRGRRPKNKEAPAQGERPKRKGRPPKAEKQTPGGGGAGKTAKTATRGKAAGKSTPAKEEIPPPPAPAPEEPPQPKDASRAEKEEIVYLDLDQLHPFQDHPFGVRDDNEMKGLVSSVRAGGVHQPALVRPREGGGYEIIAGHRRQRASELAGYKNMPCIVRNMTDDEAVLAMTDDNLRHRETILPSEKAAALKQQYEAIKHQGTRGDGADLGKLSLDKVGERNGMSGKTVQRYIYLNDLVPELKQFMDGGKLSFTPAVEISRIRLDHQKYIAVSIEGQQSSPSKAQAKKLREMDEKNQLNPDVIDAVLSQEKKKEDFDVIISSAELAQYFGKDKTPREMKDQIMALLGEWKEKQPPELGKGEKTADREK